Below is a genomic region from Deinococcus arcticus.
AGCTGCGCTCGCCACCCGCCGGCGGAACGTCAAGTTGGCCCTGGGTCTCACGCCGGCCCCACCACCGAGTCTCCTGGTCACGCTGGCCCATGACCGTCATCCCCGCGTCCGCGCCCAAACAGCCTGGAATCCGCATCTTCCTACAGAGCTTCTCAAGACTTTGACAGCTGACCCTGAGCTTGAGGTCCGGCGGGTGGCAAGTGCATTAAATCCAGACACACCTGCAGATCAACTGGCGTTCTTGCCGCGGTATGACGCCCGTGTCCGGCAGGCCCTCAGCCGCAATCTGAGTGCACCGGCCCCTGTTCTGGAGGAACTCAGTGACGACGCGCTGCTGGACGTACGCCTGGGCGTCGTGCTTAATGTCAGCGCGCCAGGGGGCGCGCTGGAGCGCCGCCTGCCGGAACAGCCGTTGCGCCCAGATATCCGTAGGCACCCCCGGTACGCCGGCCGGGTGCAGCGCAAACTCCATGAGTTGGAGCTGCACGAGGCCGAGCAGCCCGATGCGTCGCCAGACAGCCTGCAGGCCCTGAGTCAGAGTGACGCCGTGAAAGTTCGCAGGGCTGTGGCCATTCACGCGCACTCAAGCACAGAAACCCTGCTCGGCCTCGCCGCTGATGACAACGAGAAGATCCGCTTGGCCGTCGTATCCCGAGAGGCGGAGTTGGCGGTTTCTGTTCAGCAGCTGCTGGCCGCCGACCGAAGCGAAGATGTCCGCCTCCGTCTTGTGAGGCGCCTGGACCTTCACCTGGACGTGTTGCTGATGATTGCCCGGAACATTGACGAAGGTGAGACCGTACTCACTGAGGTGGCCCAGCATCCGGCGGTGACGCCGGATGCCCTTGGCATGCTCGCGGTTCACCGGTTCTGGCGGGTCCGGCAGATCGTCGCCCGGCACCCTGCCACGCCACTGCCAACCCTGCTGGCACTCGCGCAGGATCCTCAAGAGGAAGTGTTGAAGGGAATTCTGCGCAATCCCATGTGTACACCTGCCGTCATGCACCGCATGGTTCACCAACCGAAGATGAGGCTGGAGCTTGCCCATCATAGCCTGGCCGATCACACGGTTCTGGAAGCCCTGGCGTTTGATGGCCAGTATGAACGGTTCCTGCGCGTGCACAGTTGGACCAAGCGCTTGCCGCCCAGGATCAGCAGCGCGCCCCTTCTTGATCGCTGGCGGGCTTGGAGCCGCCAGCAGGCCAGCCGGCGCGCTGCCAAGGACCTCCATGTGCTGATCGCCGTGATTGAGCATCCAGCCGCAAGTCCGAAAGCGGTGCAGTTCGCACGTCGGCTGGACCATGTTGAGATTCACGCGGCCGTTGAACGCCGCCAGCTAACCCTGCAAGCGGGCCGTGAGGAACCCCATGACTGAGATTTATCCCGAAGGCACACGTCTGGCTGACAAGTACACCATTCGAGAGGTCGTCTGGCAGGGTCCACACGAAGTGCTGTACCGGGCGCAGACGGATTGGGGGCAGCCGGCGCTGATCTCCACCTTCGTGATCCCGAACGCCGACGCGCCCTCTGGGCAGCGGCTCAAACAGGCATTTATCCGAAACGCACGGTTGCTGGCGCAAGTTCAGCACCGGCATGTGGTTCGCGTTTTGGATCTGATAAACGAACCGCATGGCCCCGCGGTCGTGTTTGAAGATCGGCTTCAGACCACCCTACGCAGCACACTGGGCGTCCCACTTCGGCCGGAGGCTGTTGGCCCCATCACGCGAACCCTGTTTGAAGCGCTGGCGGCTGCGCACAGCCAGGCGCTGCTTCACGCCCGGATTTCACCTGACACGGTCTGGCTTGACGCGCAGGGTGAGCCAGTGCTGGGGCATTTTGGCCTGGTCACCATCGCCCTACAAGAAGGCCGCCAGGCTGTTGCCTCTGATCCACGTTACGCCGCGCCTGAACGGCTGGCGGGTGGACAGCTAACGCCCCAGACGGATATCTATGCCCTTGGTGCCACCCTCCTCGAAGTGGCCACTGGAATGACCCTTCCCCCCGCCAGTGCCCGGCAGCAGGGTGTGCCCCTACCGGTGTTGCCGGCCCATGTGCCTGGACCAGTTGCTCAAGCGCTCCAGGAAGCCCTTGTGCTGGAAGCGTCCTCCCGGGCTGTCAGTGCCAGCGAGGTACTGGAGCATCTCGACCGTCAAGTTCAAAGTGCTCAAGTTGCAGAGGAGGATACGGTTCCGGTGCAGCCCGAGCCACCGGTCGAGACCAGGCCCCATGCACCTCCCACCGGGCGGAGTCTGCCTGCCCAAACCCCACGCAAAACGATTCCCCCAGGTCTGGTGTGGGGCGTCCTGACCGGGTTGCTGCTCGTTGGTGGGACGGCCGCCGTCCTGTCCCGCACCGCGTCAGGCTTCAGGAGTACAACAGGTCCGGCAACTGTTACCAGCGCCGCAGAGCCGGCCATGGTCGCCGACCCAGCAGCCCTTTCGTCTGCGCCGGCAATGCCGGCCGAAGCGGCCGATCAGGTGCTCCGTACGGAAGTGGTGAATACCACCACACTCAACCTCCGTGCGGAAGGAAACAACACCGCTGCAGTGCTGGCCACCCTCAACCGCGGAGCTTCTGTCGAGGTGTATGAAGTCCAAGGGGAGTGGCTCCGTGTTCAGACGTCGACAGGAACACGCGGCTGGGTGAACGGCACCCTTACCCTGCCACTGATCAGTGCAGAGGACACCGCCGTGGTTGTCAACGCGATGCAGCGGGGCGGCACGGTGGAGCTGGCCCGGGGCGCGTATCGCCTTGAAGCGCCGTTGCTGCTGAACCGGTCAGTGACTGTGACGGGCGCCGGTGCAAAGGCCTCTGTCCTGTTCAGCAGCGCGCCTGAAGACACAGTCATTCTGCAGCAGGCCGACGTGACCCTGATGGCGCTGGGGGTCACGCATATTGGTGGCACACCCGCCAGAACCCTCCTTCAGGACGGCGGCACCCTCACCCTGCAGAGCGTGCTGCTCAGCGGCGCGGTTCGCGACAGTGACGCTGCCGAATACGGTAGTGGGCTATGGGTCAAAGGCGGCGGTGAGGCCGAGATTGACCGCGCGACCTTTACCGACAATGCCTTCGGGCTGTATGTCACCGACACCAGCACGGTGCAGGTACATGCGTCGAGTTTCACCGCCAACCGCGAAGGAGGTCTACTCTTCAAGGATGACAGCAGCGGTGAAGTGACCACCAGCGCCATTGAGGGGAATCTGGCGCACGGCGTCCATGTGTTCGGGGCGGCGTCACCGTCGTTTACGGAAAATCAGATCCGTCGTAACCGTGGACGGGGCATGACCGTGTATGGCGAGGGTACGCCCACTGTTACGCGAAATACGTTCGAGGAAAATGGCCTGCAGGGAATCGGCGTGCAGGACACAGCCGAGCCTATCATGATCAAAAACACCATCCAGGGCAACAAGGAGAGTGGCATCACCTACTTCGACAACTCAGGCGGCGTGGCGCAGAACAACACGATTCAGGCCAACCTGACAGCCGGCGTCCGAGTAACCCAGTATGCGGCGCCCACCCTGGACGGCAACACCATCACCCGCAATAAGGAAAACGGCATTGGTTACTCCGATTTCGCTTCTGGCGACGCGACTGGAAATACCATCACCAATAATGAAAAACCGGGGATCTCTGCATGGGGCGATGCATTGCCTCTCCTCCAGAACAACGTGGTGGCGGATAACCGGCAAAGCGGCATTATCATGGCCGAACGCAGTACCGGGCGAGTGGTCGGCAATGAAATCACCGGTAACCTGCTTTACGGGTTAATCGTGACTGGCCAGGCTGCCCCTGAGGTGGTGCAAAACACTGTTACAGGCAACCGGAAAGGCGGCATTTTCTACAAACAGCAAGCGGCAGGTTCTGGCTACGGCAACAGCTGCTATGACAACGGTGGCGGTGATCTGCTCGCAGAGCTTGATCAGGACAATGAGGGCCCTGAATTCAGTCAGGACGGCTGCAGCGTGTCTTATTGATTGGCGGATGGTCTATGGTGACGCCGGTGCCCGGTGAAGGGCGCAAGCTGGGGCGTGAATGGATTCGGCCTCCGCTACAGATCTGGGCGAGTGGCGGCCTGAACGAACCACGTTAAAGATGCCCTGATGGAGCTGTCAGGAGCGCTGGGGCGCACAGCTGTTGGCCGTGCGCCGGTTCGTTGCGCAGGCGCGTCCGGCTTGTCTCTGTGGCAACCATTGGTCCTCCAGTGACACACCCGTTGCAAAGCGGTTCAGGTGGGTGACACACCCGTTGTTTGCAGGGCTCATCTCGGTGACACACCCGTTGTTTTCTATGGGCGTCGCCAGTGACATACCCGTTGGAGATGGCCTCCTTGTGAGTGACATACCTATGGTTTGAGCCGTGACACACCTGTTGGCACCCCAATGATCCACCCGTTGCATTCAACAGCTCCCGAGTGACACACCCGTTGTATTCGTTCGTCAGCACGGTGACATACTGGTTGCTTCCTCGGTGACACACCCGTTGGCATCACGAGGATTTCACCGTCCTGGGAGAGAATTTTCCATTCGCACTGATGATGTCATCACTTCATTTCTTTTTCTTCTTTTTCAATCAGTCCGGTAAAATCATCATCAAGCCCTTGAAGATCCTGCCGCGCCACCACGATGACCTGAATCTCTCACGCCTCAACCTGATCGTGGCTCTCGACCAGGTGGAAATGCAGGAGTGGAGCGTGACCTCCGAATTCCGGGGACGAATCGTCCGCATCAGCTGCGAGTCGGGTGTGAAACACGCGGTTCCGCACGGCCTGGACAGTGACGTGAGCGCGGCGCTGATCAATCTCTACATTGAAGAAGGCATGCCTGAAGACGGCCGCCTGACGGTAGCGGCCACCGCCCTGTTGCAGCTGTGTGGCTGGCACAAGTCCGGCAAGTACCTGGGATTGCTCCGAGGATGTCTGGAACGCCTTCACCAGGCGAGCTACACGGTGTCCGGCGGCTGGCGTGATCACCCGAACCGCCGCTGGACGCACGCCAAGTTTCACTTTATCGAGTCCCTGAATTTCACCACCCTCGATGGTGTGGGGCGGTTTGACGAGCGGTCGATGATTGTTCTGCGCCTGGCCGATGACGTGGTGTCGAGCATCCGCAGTGGGTACGTCAAACCGCTTGACTCGGAATTCATGTCCACCCTTTCGCGGCCGCGGACGCGGGTACTCTACCGCGTGCTGGACGCCGCCCGGATTGATCCCGAAGATCCAGAGCGGCAGGTCGACACGCTGACTTTCCCTGTGCTCGTCTGGGGCGACCAGTGCAAGATCCCCAGTGACGCGCAGGCGTGGCGGGTCATCCGTGCGCTCAGTGCCCCGCACGAGGAACTGATCAAGCGGGGGTACCTTGCCGATGTGGTGCTGTCGGGGCGGGGCAAGGACCAGACCGTGCGGTATGAATTCGCGCGTGACTTCACCCGCGTCGACCCGGCCCTGATGCGCAAGTTCCGGGAGTACGGTGTGGCCGACGGCATGGTGCGTAAACTCGTCAGGGACCACGGCGAGCCGTTCCTGGCGGAAACGGTGGCCCGCTTTGCAGCTCTGATCGCCTAAGGTGTACTGGTCGTGCGCAAAACCAGGGCGGCGGCCCTGATGCACCTGATTGCGCATCCGGATGATTATCTCTACCCGGCGTCACCGTCCAGACTCACGGTCAAGGCGCAGCGCCCAAGGTCAGAACCGTTACAAGCAGAACCTTCGCTGGCAGACGACTTTGCCGGCCTCACGCCGGAACGCGCGGCGGAGCGGCTGATCCGGCGCCTTGATCTTCATTACCGCAAGCTGCTGAAGGCCTCGGATTACGATTCCCTGCGGTTCCAGGTGCAGAGTGGTCAGCAGTCCCCCGCGGAGCTCCTAAAGGCGGGTATTGCCGCCGCAGCGGCGGGGCGGCGAGAGCAGTTCGTGGCTGAATTGCGGCAAGGCGCTCCTGATTAACAGCGGTGCTGCAGGGCAGGCTTGAGACGCCGGTTGCCAGCCATACCAGCAGAAATCACGTGGCCTTCAGTGTGTCTCACACGTGGCACCGGCGTCATTCCCTGTGCTGAGCAGGAACTGAGCGCCAGCTGTTCTCAACAGTAGGCGTGAAGGCCAGCTGGACCTGCACCGGCATGGTGGCCGCGTCACTGCTTGACGCGGCCGGGCGTGACACTGCTGTCAGGAGAGCCACGCATGAATGAGACGGTGAGCACCAGACACGCTGCCCAACAGCTCCAGGAGCGGGCCAACAGACACCTGAAACCGGTGGGCACGCTTCAGCGGCCCGGAGCCAGCGCGTGAACCGGACCCTGCTCACCCATCCCTACCCCAGCGTGCTGCTTACAGGTGCCGCTGAGCGCTTCACGCCCGACATGCGCCTGATCGTGCCGAACCTGCAGGCCGGGCGAGACCTGCGCGGAGTTCTGCGGGGCGCGGGCGCGGCCATTACCCTTACCCAGGCCGCGCGCGAGGCCCTGCGGGACGCGGGCTGGACGCCCCTCACGCCTGGGGCGCGGGAAGCGTTTGTGCGGGCCGCCCTGGCAGAGGTGCCGCTGGGTTACCTGGCGCCGCTGCGCAGTCGGCCGGGAACAGTGTTTGGCCTTCAGAAGCTGATGGGCGAACTCATGCGCGCGAATGTGGAGCCGGCGGCGCTGCTGTCGGCGGCGGCCCCGGGCCGGGAGCAGGACGTGGCGCAGGCGTACGCGGCGTTCGTGGCCCACAGTGAAGCGTCGCGGACGTTTGATGCGGCGGGTGCCGAGTTCTTCGCGGCCCGCTGGGGTCACGTGCAGGCGCGGCGAACCCTCATGCACGGGTTCGCGTATCTCGACGCGGCGCAGACCGCGCTGGTGGACCGCCTGCTGGCGCCGGGTTCCGTGGTCACGCTTCCCTTCGCTGAGGACGCCCGTGGCTTGAAACGAATTCAGGACACCCGCGACGCCCTTGAGTGCCTGGGATTTTTGTCTGAGCCGCTGGCCGGAACCGCGCAGCGCTCAGGGGATCAGGTGGTGGCCGCTTACGTGGGTGGCCGCCCCGCGGCCCAGGCATTTCGCCGTGAGGAGTTTCCAGATATTGAGTCGGAAGTCCGCGCGTGCTTGCGGCAGGTTCAGGCGTGGCTGGCCGAAGGCATCCGCCCGGAGCGGCTCGCCGTAATCGTGCGCAGCGAAGGTGCTTACATCGGTGCGATCGCAGATGTCGCCCGCGAGTATGACCTTCCCGTCGTGAGTGGGCAGCAGATGCCACTGGTGCAAACTCCGCTGGGCGGCCTCGTGCAGGCCTGGGTGGATGCCCACGCCCGGGACTGGCGGTACAGCGCGGCCCGCCGGGTGCTCACGCATCCCTTGGTTACCCTGCCGTTTGACGCCCTCGCGCAGGCACGGGCCCTGCAGCCCGGCTGTCCCCGTGGCCTGGCCGCGTGGCATGAAACCCTCACCTGGCTGGAGGTGCCGCCGCACACCACGTGGCGTGATGGACTAGGCATCCTGCAGCGCCTGTTGGTTGATCTGAGCGTGCGGGGCCGTTGCGTGGCCGACCCAGCGCTGAACGTGGCGCTGACCCTGCTACTTGACCAGTTGCAGGCCGAGTCCCGCTGGACGGGCGAGTGTTCACGCGAGGCCCTGCTGACCCTGGTGGCGCACGTGCTGAAGACCGCCACGGTACCCGT
It encodes:
- a CDS encoding replication initiator protein A, encoding MMSSLHFFFFFFNQSGKIIIKPLKILPRHHDDLNLSRLNLIVALDQVEMQEWSVTSEFRGRIVRISCESGVKHAVPHGLDSDVSAALINLYIEEGMPEDGRLTVAATALLQLCGWHKSGKYLGLLRGCLERLHQASYTVSGGWRDHPNRRWTHAKFHFIESLNFTTLDGVGRFDERSMIVLRLADDVVSSIRSGYVKPLDSEFMSTLSRPRTRVLYRVLDAARIDPEDPERQVDTLTFPVLVWGDQCKIPSDAQAWRVIRALSAPHEELIKRGYLADVVLSGRGKDQTVRYEFARDFTRVDPALMRKFREYGVADGMVRKLVRDHGEPFLAETVARFAALIA
- a CDS encoding PD-(D/E)XK nuclease family protein, giving the protein MNRTLLTHPYPSVLLTGAAERFTPDMRLIVPNLQAGRDLRGVLRGAGAAITLTQAAREALRDAGWTPLTPGAREAFVRAALAEVPLGYLAPLRSRPGTVFGLQKLMGELMRANVEPAALLSAAAPGREQDVAQAYAAFVAHSEASRTFDAAGAEFFAARWGHVQARRTLMHGFAYLDAAQTALVDRLLAPGSVVTLPFAEDARGLKRIQDTRDALECLGFLSEPLAGTAQRSGDQVVAAYVGGRPAAQAFRREEFPDIESEVRACLRQVQAWLAEGIRPERLAVIVRSEGAYIGAIADVAREYDLPVVSGQQMPLVQTPLGGLVQAWVDAHARDWRYSAARRVLTHPLVTLPFDALAQARALQPGCPRGLAAWHETLTWLEVPPHTTWRDGLGILQRLLVDLSVRGRCVADPALNVALTLLLDQLQAESRWTGECSREALLTLVAHVLKTATVPVLLGRSGVRVANPLAALGRRFDAVWVLGLADTLFPVRSVDHPLIDSVTRRRWADQGVSLPDASALATVEEALFLGALAGAGLGLVVSRPRRGPDGRELRPSLFWDRVGPGASAAAHTLPLGSEGERRLALALGGQVLPDAVQAKVQVERDRDAGLPGPHAGQLGTPIWASERRWSPSQLHAAGACRYRWFAQKLLQLGEVQDPDQSEDRRVVGTLLHAALEGALQGEQPGDRAEQRLERAEAALKRQERALWATGDLRGGPLWPVQREEIRRAAARAIQSPAFLPPGWTPVQLEERREFTVQAVGHTFALVGIVDRLDRTPDGLTVTDYKTGSYVSKVVRGGVLNLEVQLPLYMAALGAVSGRYYSIEKARTLPDGAGPGAEAPRRKYRWDEHQANVNVFLTELGDALAQGNVAPSPDRKREACGYCAVRPVCRDRGVEVGA
- a CDS encoding right-handed parallel beta-helix repeat-containing protein — protein: MTEIYPEGTRLADKYTIREVVWQGPHEVLYRAQTDWGQPALISTFVIPNADAPSGQRLKQAFIRNARLLAQVQHRHVVRVLDLINEPHGPAVVFEDRLQTTLRSTLGVPLRPEAVGPITRTLFEALAAAHSQALLHARISPDTVWLDAQGEPVLGHFGLVTIALQEGRQAVASDPRYAAPERLAGGQLTPQTDIYALGATLLEVATGMTLPPASARQQGVPLPVLPAHVPGPVAQALQEALVLEASSRAVSASEVLEHLDRQVQSAQVAEEDTVPVQPEPPVETRPHAPPTGRSLPAQTPRKTIPPGLVWGVLTGLLLVGGTAAVLSRTASGFRSTTGPATVTSAAEPAMVADPAALSSAPAMPAEAADQVLRTEVVNTTTLNLRAEGNNTAAVLATLNRGASVEVYEVQGEWLRVQTSTGTRGWVNGTLTLPLISAEDTAVVVNAMQRGGTVELARGAYRLEAPLLLNRSVTVTGAGAKASVLFSSAPEDTVILQQADVTLMALGVTHIGGTPARTLLQDGGTLTLQSVLLSGAVRDSDAAEYGSGLWVKGGGEAEIDRATFTDNAFGLYVTDTSTVQVHASSFTANREGGLLFKDDSSGEVTTSAIEGNLAHGVHVFGAASPSFTENQIRRNRGRGMTVYGEGTPTVTRNTFEENGLQGIGVQDTAEPIMIKNTIQGNKESGITYFDNSGGVAQNNTIQANLTAGVRVTQYAAPTLDGNTITRNKENGIGYSDFASGDATGNTITNNEKPGISAWGDALPLLQNNVVADNRQSGIIMAERSTGRVVGNEITGNLLYGLIVTGQAAPEVVQNTVTGNRKGGIFYKQQAAGSGYGNSCYDNGGGDLLAELDQDNEGPEFSQDGCSVSY